One region of Natronorubrum aibiense genomic DNA includes:
- the gfcR gene encoding transcriptional regulator GfcR codes for MKNVDDLIESAAELAARGLSKGEIADELNVSRETASWLVERSGATAQPTDASGQNGGTTPPSGPQDIHVDWSAVGRDSKRMGAIAEAMADLLAKHGKDVDLTIGIEKAGGPIATLVARELETDLGTYTPAKHQWEEGDIEELGGTFSRNFAGIRDRECYIVDDTITSGTTMRETIEAIRAEGGEPLACVVLADKQGLEELEGVPIYSLLQVISVGKEE; via the coding sequence ATGAAAAACGTCGACGACCTGATCGAGAGCGCAGCGGAGCTCGCCGCACGCGGGCTCTCCAAAGGCGAGATTGCGGACGAACTGAACGTCTCACGGGAGACGGCGAGCTGGCTCGTCGAACGCAGTGGCGCGACGGCACAGCCAACAGATGCCTCGGGCCAGAACGGTGGTACAACCCCTCCGAGCGGCCCACAGGACATCCACGTCGACTGGTCTGCCGTCGGTCGAGACAGCAAACGAATGGGCGCGATCGCGGAGGCAATGGCCGACTTGCTCGCCAAACACGGCAAGGACGTCGATCTCACGATCGGCATCGAGAAAGCCGGCGGCCCCATCGCGACCCTCGTCGCGCGCGAACTCGAGACCGATCTCGGGACGTACACGCCCGCGAAACACCAGTGGGAAGAGGGCGACATCGAAGAGCTCGGCGGCACGTTCAGCCGGAATTTCGCCGGGATTCGCGACCGTGAGTGCTACATCGTCGACGACACGATCACCAGCGGCACCACGATGCGCGAAACGATCGAGGCCATCCGCGCCGAAGGCGGCGAGCCCCTCGCGTGTGTCGTTCTCGCGGACAAACAGGGCCTCGAGGAACTCGAGGGCGTGCCGATCTACTCGCTGTTGCAGGTCATCAGCGTCGGCAAAGAGGAGTAG
- the rnhA gene encoding ribonuclease HI, with product MPVIECDVEAARERLEDADVAVESGNTDHERWRASRGGATAVAYDDKIVIQGGNPQDIEALLREDGGRAHVYFDGACRGNPGPAATGWVIVTGNGIVAEGGERIGTATNNQAEYEALISALETARDYGYDEVHIRGDSELIVKQVRGEYDTNNPELREHRVTAHELLSAFDEWTLEHVPREVNDRADRLANEALDQG from the coding sequence ATGCCGGTTATCGAGTGCGACGTCGAGGCCGCTCGTGAACGACTCGAGGATGCAGATGTAGCCGTCGAATCGGGAAACACGGACCACGAACGCTGGCGTGCCAGCCGCGGTGGCGCGACGGCGGTCGCCTACGACGACAAGATCGTCATCCAGGGCGGGAACCCACAGGACATCGAGGCGCTGTTGCGCGAAGACGGCGGCCGCGCGCACGTCTATTTTGACGGTGCGTGTCGCGGCAACCCGGGTCCCGCAGCCACCGGCTGGGTGATCGTCACCGGCAACGGCATCGTCGCCGAAGGCGGCGAACGGATCGGCACAGCGACGAACAATCAAGCCGAGTACGAAGCACTGATCTCGGCACTCGAGACTGCCCGCGACTACGGCTACGACGAGGTTCATATCCGCGGCGACTCCGAGTTGATCGTCAAACAGGTCCGCGGGGAGTACGACACGAACAACCCCGAACTGCGCGAACACCGTGTTACCGCCCACGAACTGCTTTCTGCGTTCGACGAGTGGACACTCGAGCACGTGCCACGCGAAGTCAACGACCGTGCGGACCGCCTCGCGAACGAAGCGCTGGATCAGGGCTAA
- a CDS encoding transcription initiation factor IIB — protein sequence MTRSTRQRERMRETDETEDQEGVRACPECESDNLVKDSDRGELICEDCGLVVEEEKIDPGPEWRAFNHQERQEKSRVGAPTTQTMHDKGLTTTIDWKDKDAYGRSISSKKRSQMHRLRKWQERIRTKDAGERNLQFALSEIDRMASALGVPRSVREVASVIYRRALKEDLIRGRSIEGVATSALYAACRKEGIPRSLEEISEVSRVERKEIGRTYRYISQELGLEMRPVDPKKYVPRFCSELELSEEVQTKANEIIEKTAEEGLLSGKSPTGYAAAAIYAASLLCNEKKTQREVADVAQVTEVTIRNRYQEQIEAMGIHG from the coding sequence ATGACACGGTCCACCCGCCAGCGGGAGCGAATGCGTGAGACGGACGAGACCGAGGATCAGGAAGGGGTTCGTGCGTGCCCCGAGTGTGAATCGGACAATCTCGTAAAAGACTCCGACCGGGGTGAGCTCATCTGTGAAGATTGTGGGCTCGTCGTGGAAGAGGAGAAAATCGATCCCGGTCCTGAGTGGCGGGCGTTCAACCACCAGGAACGGCAAGAAAAGTCCCGCGTCGGCGCGCCGACGACTCAGACGATGCACGACAAGGGGCTGACGACGACGATCGACTGGAAGGACAAAGACGCCTACGGCCGCTCTATTTCCTCGAAAAAGCGCAGTCAGATGCATCGACTGCGCAAGTGGCAAGAACGCATCCGAACGAAAGACGCCGGCGAGCGCAATCTCCAGTTCGCGCTCAGCGAAATCGACCGGATGGCCTCGGCACTCGGTGTCCCACGCTCGGTACGGGAGGTCGCCTCGGTCATCTATCGACGCGCGCTCAAAGAAGACCTCATCCGCGGTCGATCGATCGAAGGCGTCGCGACATCCGCACTGTACGCCGCCTGTCGCAAGGAAGGCATCCCGCGCAGTCTCGAGGAAATCTCGGAAGTCTCCCGCGTCGAACGCAAAGAGATCGGGCGGACGTATCGGTACATCTCGCAAGAACTCGGTCTCGAGATGCGCCCCGTCGACCCGAAAAAGTACGTTCCTCGCTTCTGTTCCGAACTCGAACTCTCCGAAGAGGTCCAGACCAAAGCCAACGAAATCATCGAGAAGACGGCCGAAGAAGGACTGCTCTCGGGCAAGTCACCCACCGGCTACGCCGCCGCCGCGATCTACGCTGCCTCGTTGCTCTGTAACGAGAAAAAGACCCAGCGCGAGGTCGCCGACGTCGCCCAGGTGACCGAAGTGACGATCCGCAACCGGTATCAGGAACAGATCGAAGCGATGGGAATTCACGGCTAG
- a CDS encoding DUF7108 family protein — protein sequence MTDSNESHAATDDVADSSHELPVDVVDEAERLTRLERMTPDDDEAQAHAQRRDDLLEDYEFTARVRDDDGDDVLVLHPEAWHDDDEGVIRTDRIEDISRAVEIPLEGTGDPDDWDVVDAHNRELVEHVREAHGDVHGDNATALADFVGNHYAKRIEELTGPELSEFRTEYFVRNSWPSADQHEVIDDSITLVYETAGEPIPDYQVR from the coding sequence ATGACCGATTCGAACGAATCTCACGCGGCGACCGACGACGTAGCCGACAGTAGCCACGAGCTTCCTGTCGACGTCGTCGACGAGGCTGAACGTCTCACCCGGCTCGAGCGGATGACACCCGACGACGACGAAGCACAGGCACACGCACAGCGACGGGACGACCTCCTCGAGGACTACGAGTTCACCGCCCGTGTTCGCGACGACGACGGTGATGACGTGCTCGTGCTCCACCCCGAAGCGTGGCACGACGACGACGAGGGGGTCATCAGAACCGACCGTATCGAGGACATATCACGTGCGGTCGAAATCCCGCTCGAGGGAACCGGTGATCCCGATGACTGGGACGTGGTCGACGCCCACAACCGGGAACTCGTCGAACACGTACGGGAGGCCCACGGCGACGTCCACGGCGACAACGCCACGGCGCTCGCCGATTTCGTCGGCAACCACTACGCGAAACGGATCGAAGAGCTGACTGGTCCGGAACTCTCAGAGTTTCGAACGGAGTACTTCGTCAGAAATAGTTGGCCGTCAGCGGATCAACACGAGGTCATCGACGACTCGATCACGCTCGTGTACGAAACGGCCGGAGAACCGATCCCTGACTATCAGGTCCGGTAA
- a CDS encoding HAD family hydrolase, which yields MERYDLIYQLYDEYDTKTLQEYQAFVDVFPAIDSRVALEHWQGVNDDLEERKDEIRSAFAAGETFAEIASRADRDQAFTALDLEAKYGRAVNVLVLDVDETLRSAGGTDNEIPRDTLHVLTEFHEAGVPIVICTGQTLENVKGFAIQGLGSEIVHSGDLSIVYEAGTGVFTPGHGAQTKQLLYEDLDEEIRNVFDDVRSRVLPEATEDLRRGCHLQGNEFNITMKPNYETGSANAREIIDTALVYLIDLLADAVGDTVENGDGESSLDDETITDWTRAFYAAQDPEIRAVLEGEGAYPDLDSDSVPDVLTDVLARIDVAYYEADAAEIGSLELNKVVGVERALDVLGVDDPFSLVMGDSKSDLRVMKWVDENDAGIAAAPEHASQDTLEHVLETDELVFDRGKSVDILRTVYALNRLARLD from the coding sequence ATGGAACGGTACGATCTTATCTACCAACTGTACGACGAGTACGATACGAAGACGCTACAGGAGTATCAGGCGTTCGTCGACGTTTTTCCGGCGATCGACTCCCGCGTCGCCCTCGAGCACTGGCAGGGCGTCAACGACGACCTTGAGGAGCGCAAAGACGAGATCCGCTCGGCGTTTGCGGCCGGCGAGACGTTCGCGGAGATCGCTTCGCGGGCCGACCGTGATCAGGCCTTTACCGCGCTCGATCTCGAGGCCAAGTACGGCCGCGCGGTGAACGTCCTCGTGTTGGACGTCGACGAGACGCTGCGGTCGGCTGGCGGGACCGACAACGAGATCCCGCGCGATACGCTGCACGTGCTGACGGAGTTTCACGAAGCCGGCGTGCCGATCGTCATCTGCACGGGCCAGACCTTAGAGAACGTCAAGGGCTTTGCGATCCAGGGGCTTGGAAGCGAGATCGTCCACTCAGGCGACCTCTCGATCGTCTACGAGGCCGGGACAGGCGTGTTCACGCCCGGCCACGGCGCGCAGACGAAACAGCTGCTCTACGAGGACTTAGATGAAGAGATCCGGAACGTCTTCGACGACGTGCGTTCGCGGGTGCTGCCCGAAGCCACCGAGGACCTCCGTCGCGGCTGTCACCTGCAGGGCAACGAGTTCAACATCACGATGAAGCCAAACTACGAGACCGGCTCGGCGAACGCCCGCGAGATCATCGACACGGCGCTGGTCTACCTGATCGACCTGCTCGCCGACGCCGTCGGGGACACAGTCGAGAACGGCGACGGCGAATCGTCGCTCGACGACGAGACGATCACCGACTGGACCCGGGCCTTCTACGCCGCGCAGGACCCCGAGATCAGGGCGGTCCTCGAGGGAGAAGGGGCCTATCCCGACCTCGACTCCGATTCGGTCCCTGACGTCCTCACGGATGTCTTAGCGCGTATCGACGTCGCCTACTACGAGGCCGACGCGGCCGAGATCGGCAGCCTCGAGTTGAACAAGGTCGTCGGCGTCGAGCGAGCGCTCGACGTGTTAGGCGTCGACGATCCGTTCTCGCTCGTGATGGGCGACTCCAAAAGCGACTTGCGCGTGATGAAGTGGGTCGACGAGAACGACGCGGGGATCGCGGCCGCGCCCGAACACGCCTCGCAGGACACCTTAGAGCACGTCCTCGAGACGGACGAACTCGTCTTCGACCGCGGGAAAAGCGTGGATATCCTCCGAACAGTGTACGCACTGAACCGACTGGCGCGACTGGATTGA